Proteins co-encoded in one uncultured Methanomethylovorans sp. genomic window:
- a CDS encoding AAA family ATPase has protein sequence MDVKRPIYPFTAIVGQEAMKEALILNVISPSIGGVLIRGEKGTAKSTAVRALAALLPPRQVVKGCTFGCTFEDEEHFCPDCRKKLTMGEELEAETASMRVVELPLSSTEDRVAGTLDLEHALKKGQKRFEPGVLAQANGNILYVDEVNLLDDHLVDLLLDAAAMGVNFVEREGVSYSHPARFVLVGTMNPEEGDLRPQLLDRFGLAIDVIGEHDMHLRKEVIRRRLAFDADPESFVRSYSEQQSELTSRILRARSEVSHIVPDENTLDMAVEIALHLGVDGHRADLTIVKAAIAVAAYDRKDKVDFDHILRAARLALPHRMRRRPFEEGYLDIKELEEWVQKFKTD, from the coding sequence ATGGACGTTAAAAGACCTATCTATCCATTTACGGCCATCGTCGGCCAGGAAGCCATGAAAGAAGCGCTCATACTGAACGTGATATCTCCTTCCATCGGAGGAGTGCTTATACGTGGAGAAAAAGGAACAGCAAAATCCACTGCTGTCAGAGCTCTGGCAGCCCTTCTTCCGCCGCGCCAGGTTGTAAAAGGCTGTACTTTCGGATGCACTTTCGAAGATGAGGAACATTTCTGCCCGGATTGCAGAAAGAAGTTGACAATGGGAGAAGAACTGGAAGCTGAGACTGCTTCTATGAGGGTGGTCGAACTACCGCTAAGTTCTACTGAAGACAGAGTGGCAGGAACTCTTGACCTTGAACATGCCCTTAAGAAAGGACAAAAACGATTTGAACCCGGAGTACTTGCCCAGGCAAATGGAAACATTCTTTATGTGGATGAAGTGAACCTTCTGGATGACCATCTTGTAGACCTGCTGCTGGATGCCGCTGCAATGGGTGTTAATTTTGTAGAAAGGGAGGGAGTCTCATATTCCCATCCTGCCCGCTTTGTGCTGGTCGGAACCATGAACCCGGAGGAAGGAGACCTTCGTCCACAACTGCTGGACCGATTTGGGCTTGCCATTGATGTAATTGGAGAGCATGATATGCATCTTAGAAAAGAGGTGATCAGGCGCAGGCTTGCTTTTGATGCAGACCCGGAGAGTTTTGTGAGATCATACAGCGAGCAGCAGTCGGAACTGACTTCCAGGATCTTAAGAGCAAGGTCTGAAGTATCTCATATTGTACCGGACGAGAATACACTTGATATGGCTGTTGAGATCGCATTGCATCTTGGGGTTGACGGACACAGAGCGGATCTGACCATTGTAAAGGCTGCAATCGCAGTGGCAGCCTATGACAGAAAGGACAAGGTGGATTTCGACCACATACTAAGAGCTGCAAGACTTGCACTTCCGCACAGGATGAGAAGGCGGCCTTTTGAAGAAGGATACCTTGATATAAAGGAGCTGGAAGAGTGGGTGCAGAAATTCAAAACGGACTAA
- a CDS encoding VWA domain-containing protein: MGAEIQNGLRYKGYPFPAIVGQERAKKALLCTLICPEISSILLMGERGTAKSTIVRAMDSLSDQQKVVNLPLNATEERIVGSVDIEKAMLHGKKVIQPGILHDANEKILCIDNINLLDNSLLDIVMNACQSGINVIEREGISWDHHADFVLIGTMDPCEGELSSHMMDRFDLCVCISRQDEPELRKEILRRYLEFEKNPTTFCKRYEKEILELKELIFKAREIFPFVILPEGHIDIICQLAVEMGVHGHRGDLAVSRTARALAALDLREHVLLEDIREAAVLAFEHRRNQLPPPSEQERSENQPDKQSRENPEKEKDNGSQETSDTDSVNTNPMTRKDPTKNSKEDIPDTGSDQVFSIGRSFTVIDYLSEKKRERLRNSRSKGRRSRMISSNRSGRYVASRVPKGKITDIAFDATLRAAAPYQRSRKKSELAVTLEKSDFREKVRLRKKGVTILFLVDASSSMGARKRMTAVKGAILSLLNNAYQKRDAVGMMTFSGNTAELLLPPTRSVDLAYQKLCKLPTGGKTPLAEGLSRSLEIMMNLKARSPMEDIVIVLVSDGRANVPLNGGSAIEDAIAIARRSVDTPIRFVVVDTESGYPRMGFAVNLSAALEGTYFRLEELDAGLLAASVNTIVHSRNNS; encoded by the coding sequence GTGGGTGCAGAAATTCAAAACGGACTAAGGTACAAAGGTTACCCTTTCCCTGCCATAGTAGGACAGGAAAGGGCAAAAAAAGCTTTGCTTTGCACACTCATATGTCCAGAGATCAGCAGTATATTGCTCATGGGAGAAAGGGGAACAGCCAAATCCACGATAGTTCGTGCAATGGATAGTCTTTCTGATCAACAGAAGGTTGTCAATCTGCCCCTTAATGCCACAGAAGAACGTATTGTAGGGTCAGTAGACATTGAAAAGGCAATGCTCCATGGCAAGAAGGTCATCCAGCCGGGAATTCTGCATGATGCCAATGAAAAAATACTTTGCATAGACAATATTAATCTCCTTGATAATTCACTGCTTGACATTGTGATGAACGCTTGCCAGAGTGGCATTAACGTCATCGAAAGAGAGGGTATATCATGGGACCACCATGCCGATTTTGTCCTGATTGGGACAATGGACCCTTGCGAAGGAGAATTATCCTCTCACATGATGGACAGATTTGACCTTTGCGTATGTATTTCCCGGCAAGATGAACCTGAACTACGAAAGGAAATCCTGCGCAGATACCTTGAATTTGAAAAAAATCCTACTACTTTTTGTAAAAGATATGAAAAAGAGATACTTGAACTAAAAGAACTGATATTTAAAGCGCGTGAGATCTTTCCTTTTGTTATTCTACCGGAAGGGCATATTGATATCATTTGTCAGCTTGCGGTTGAGATGGGAGTGCATGGTCATAGAGGTGATCTTGCCGTTTCAAGAACTGCAAGAGCACTTGCAGCCCTTGATCTGAGAGAACATGTGCTTCTGGAAGATATAAGGGAAGCTGCAGTACTTGCTTTTGAACATCGGCGTAACCAATTACCGCCGCCCTCTGAACAAGAACGGTCAGAAAACCAGCCTGATAAGCAATCCAGAGAAAATCCGGAAAAAGAAAAAGATAATGGATCACAGGAAACTTCAGATACTGATTCCGTGAACACGAATCCGATGACACGTAAAGATCCTACGAAAAATAGCAAAGAAGATATCCCGGATACGGGATCTGACCAGGTCTTTTCCATAGGCAGAAGTTTCACAGTTATAGATTACCTCTCAGAGAAAAAAAGGGAACGTTTACGGAACTCACGGTCAAAAGGGAGAAGAAGCAGAATGATATCTTCTAACAGATCGGGCAGATATGTTGCTTCCCGCGTTCCAAAAGGTAAAATAACAGACATCGCATTCGATGCCACACTTAGGGCAGCAGCACCTTATCAGAGGTCAAGAAAAAAAAGTGAACTGGCAGTTACACTTGAAAAGTCAGATTTCCGTGAAAAAGTCCGCCTGAGAAAGAAAGGTGTTACTATACTCTTTCTGGTGGATGCCAGCAGCTCAATGGGTGCAAGAAAAAGAATGACGGCTGTAAAAGGAGCAATACTTTCACTGTTAAATAATGCTTACCAAAAAAGAGATGCTGTTGGCATGATGACTTTTTCTGGCAACACTGCTGAACTTTTGCTGCCGCCAACTCGTAGTGTTGATCTTGCGTACCAAAAGCTATGCAAGCTTCCGACAGGTGGAAAAACCCCTCTTGCAGAAGGACTTTCGAGATCCCTGGAAATCATGATGAATCTGAAGGCCAGATCTCCTATGGAAGATATTGTTATTGTGCTGGTTTCCGATGGAAGAGCTAATGTGCCACTCAATGGAGGGAGTGCCATTGAGGATGCCATTGCAATTGCACGCAGATCCGTTGATACTCCGATACGTTTTGTAGTCGTGGATACTGAATCAGGCTATCCTAGAATGGGATTTGCTGTTAATTTATCCGCGGCCCTTGAAGGGACCTACTTCCGGCTTGAAGAACTTGATGCCGGTCTGCTGGCAGCTTCTGTGAATACGATAGTGCATAGCAGAAATAACTCATGA
- a CDS encoding disaggregatase related repeat-containing protein, producing MKNMLRNDLNNVHARSCGKKRMESNLLLTFYPLTSLRHLSLKKHCKTLNPPEDNTAFKRISSLLIGLSVCFLLFSIFCSGIASAATTVYVGTDSTSGTVNYQCNGTNDQTEINKALDYIDNLGGGTVYLRGPDTYWIDDTIYIGANTVLTGDASAEIKLVSHAGWSSDKPMISNTGSSDDITITGFTIDGNSEYQGVSLGKGYYNLIYFVGADNTEVSDMRLEWGCGDGLKIKKSKNIKFINNDVYNLGHDALYAMGCSNVEHAYNTICTRTNSACRYSDGCIDSTIHDNLIYSSLSGGSTGPAIQIGTSSTSNCVFDDIEIYNNRIHSVKGAGIWMSANYQDNAIHAQDVYIHHNIFTKVGQYSTNTGFSNAAIVLGDFDNTIIENNVFDDGGHAAIKYFLRSGRRQQQTQFTTYVRNNIIMNCDGVSSITGSGVGIWNTNPTYSTFVVQNNNFYNNKNGQTYGGGFSMSNNLNVNPLCADQTNSALGSRDYHLQSKAGRYSNGKIVADSVSSSLIDAGYYGSSYSKEPSPNGGRINIGRYGNTVQASRSGTTISNQLDYPPVPSVTLDSNTTSNLTVSFNASNSTDDYGIVSYSWDFDASNGISADASGTIVNNTYPIAGTYIVTLTLTDTSGQESSNTMQVSVGNASASIISSETTTDDGDEPTYDTVNDTIEETIYEILFPVHDNRLRASLPDMVLNNSTYIDVGKRSSASRDLMLFNLSMYNKTDILSNATLSLYWYYPYNTTRQNDTTVEIYRPFAWDPKFVSWNRQNSTNAWNISGGNWFDHNCTEQGNDPYSSLTFAAGNVSGNRYYDFDVTQLVQEYINGSYNNTGFFLKARNESENYIAFYSSDWSDESQRPKLTITVDKPPVANAGPDMVAIVGENTTFNGSLSTDDNGNLSYSWDFDLSDGRNIEAAGMTVTKQYSFTGNYTASLIVTDSRGQKSSDTVDVVVREPLVTTTFTPTYDNRLRESAAASVLSASRYLDVGKNVSRSRDLIWFNLSSYNSTDTIYNATLSLYWYYPEDTTRMNDTVLEIYRPAEWDPQYVSWNSHLFNTPWNTKGGNWFDISNVTQGSTPYSTLTFAANSTPDYRYYDINVTSLVQEYVSGKYNNTGFFLKAKDENGDYIAFYGSEWTNTSQIPKLTITS from the coding sequence ATGAAAAACATGTTAAGGAACGATCTCAATAACGTTCATGCAAGGTCTTGCGGAAAAAAACGGATGGAATCTAATCTTCTATTGACTTTTTATCCTTTGACCTCTTTGCGGCATTTATCGCTGAAGAAACACTGTAAAACTTTAAATCCTCCTGAAGATAACACCGCTTTTAAAAGAATAAGCTCCCTGCTGATCGGTCTTTCTGTTTGTTTTCTGCTTTTTTCAATATTCTGCTCAGGTATAGCTTCAGCAGCAACCACCGTATATGTCGGTACAGACAGCACAAGCGGCACCGTAAATTACCAATGTAACGGCACAAATGACCAGACAGAGATCAACAAAGCCCTTGATTACATTGACAACCTCGGAGGCGGAACTGTATATCTTCGCGGTCCCGACACATACTGGATAGATGATACGATATACATAGGTGCGAACACCGTCCTTACAGGTGATGCCAGTGCAGAAATAAAACTCGTTTCACACGCAGGCTGGTCATCTGACAAACCTATGATATCCAACACCGGATCATCAGATGATATCACTATCACTGGATTTACCATAGACGGGAACAGTGAATATCAGGGGGTCAGCCTTGGAAAAGGGTATTATAATCTGATTTACTTTGTTGGCGCTGACAACACAGAAGTCTCGGACATGCGCCTGGAATGGGGATGCGGCGATGGTCTAAAGATCAAAAAGAGCAAGAATATAAAATTCATTAACAACGATGTGTACAATCTGGGTCACGATGCCCTCTATGCTATGGGTTGCAGCAACGTAGAGCATGCATATAATACCATTTGCACCCGTACCAACAGCGCATGCAGATATTCCGACGGGTGCATAGACTCCACCATACATGACAACCTGATCTATTCTTCCCTTTCCGGCGGCTCCACAGGTCCTGCGATTCAGATCGGCACGTCCTCCACATCAAACTGCGTGTTCGATGATATAGAAATATACAACAATCGCATCCATAGCGTCAAGGGTGCAGGGATCTGGATGTCTGCAAACTATCAGGACAATGCAATTCACGCTCAGGACGTATACATCCACCACAACATTTTCACAAAGGTCGGTCAGTATTCCACCAACACAGGTTTCAGTAACGCTGCCATCGTGCTGGGTGATTTTGACAATACTATTATAGAGAACAACGTCTTTGATGACGGAGGGCATGCTGCAATAAAATATTTCCTGAGGTCCGGAAGACGTCAGCAGCAAACCCAGTTCACAACTTACGTCCGTAATAATATAATCATGAACTGCGATGGAGTCTCATCCATCACCGGATCAGGTGTAGGTATCTGGAACACCAACCCTACATACTCCACCTTTGTAGTCCAGAACAATAATTTTTATAATAACAAGAACGGCCAAACATATGGTGGAGGTTTCAGCATGAGCAATAACCTCAACGTGAACCCTCTCTGTGCCGATCAGACCAATTCTGCACTTGGCTCCCGTGACTATCATCTTCAGAGCAAGGCAGGCAGGTATTCAAACGGCAAGATAGTAGCAGACTCGGTATCAAGCTCGCTTATTGATGCAGGTTATTACGGATCTTCCTACAGCAAAGAGCCTTCACCCAACGGCGGCAGAATAAATATCGGCAGATACGGTAACACAGTTCAGGCCTCCAGAAGTGGCACAACCATTTCCAACCAGCTGGATTATCCCCCGGTTCCCAGTGTCACACTGGATTCCAATACTACCAGTAATCTCACAGTTTCCTTTAATGCCAGCAATTCAACTGATGATTATGGTATAGTTTCATATTCCTGGGACTTCGATGCATCAAATGGAATATCCGCTGATGCTAGCGGGACAATAGTTAACAACACTTACCCCATTGCAGGGACATATATTGTAACCCTCACACTAACCGATACCAGCGGCCAGGAGTCATCAAATACCATGCAGGTATCTGTTGGCAACGCCAGTGCATCAATAATAAGTTCTGAAACAACCACTGATGACGGTGATGAACCCACCTATGATACCGTTAATGATACAATTGAAGAAACGATCTATGAAATCCTTTTCCCGGTCCATGACAACAGATTGCGTGCATCTTTGCCGGATATGGTCCTCAATAATTCCACATATATCGATGTTGGCAAGAGATCATCTGCCAGCAGGGACTTAATGCTGTTCAATCTCAGCATGTATAATAAGACAGATATTCTGTCAAATGCAACCCTGTCCCTCTACTGGTATTACCCCTATAACACCACACGCCAGAATGACACCACCGTAGAGATCTACAGACCGTTTGCATGGGACCCGAAGTTCGTAAGCTGGAACCGGCAGAATTCCACAAATGCCTGGAACATATCCGGAGGCAACTGGTTCGATCATAACTGTACTGAGCAGGGAAATGATCCTTATTCATCGCTCACCTTTGCAGCTGGAAATGTATCCGGTAACAGGTATTATGATTTTGACGTTACACAGCTTGTGCAGGAATACATAAACGGTAGCTACAACAATACAGGTTTCTTCCTCAAGGCAAGAAACGAAAGCGAGAATTACATTGCATTCTACAGCTCGGACTGGTCCGATGAATCACAAAGACCAAAGCTTACTATTACAGTCGATAAGCCGCCTGTGGCAAATGCAGGGCCTGATATGGTCGCAATAGTAGGTGAAAATACCACTTTCAATGGCAGTTTGTCAACCGATGACAATGGCAATCTCTCCTATTCATGGGATTTTGACCTGTCTGATGGCAGGAACATCGAAGCTGCCGGCATGACAGTCACAAAGCAATACTCCTTCACAGGCAATTACACAGCGTCTTTGATCGTCACAGATTCCAGAGGCCAGAAATCTTCAGATACTGTGGACGTAGTTGTCAGAGAACCACTGGTCACAACTACCTTTACACCCACCTATGATAACAGGTTGCGTGAGTCAGCAGCAGCAAGCGTGCTGTCCGCATCCAGATATCTGGATGTCGGGAAAAATGTATCCCGCAGCAGGGATCTTATCTGGTTCAACCTGAGCTCTTACAACTCAACAGATACAATATACAATGCAACCCTCTCACTGTACTGGTATTATCCTGAGGATACCACACGCATGAATGATACTGTACTGGAGATCTACAGGCCGGCAGAGTGGGATCCACAGTACGTGAGCTGGAACTCACACCTCTTTAATACCCCGTGGAATACAAAAGGAGGTAACTGGTTCGACATAAGCAATGTCACCCAGGGTAGCACACCATATTCTACACTGACCTTCGCGGCAAACAGTACGCCTGATTACAGATACTATGATATCAATGTCACATCTCTTGTGCAGGAATACGTAAGCGGCAAATACAACAACACCGGATTCTTCCTCAAGGCAAAGGATGAAAATGGCGATTACATTGCCTTCTACGGATCAGAATGGACTAACACATCCCAGATACCGAAATTGACCATAACTTCTTAA
- the cobN gene encoding cobaltochelatase subunit CobN codes for MKTQMEALNGEGNKMKIVDIGAGTGKNDALISAVSKVNDEGYAVDLFSETTENLDSNERDFQYALEMVKQADLVILHFHGAIPNFKKFSRLQEVLENIDASTFLQSEIIEEMQEFRHLFKYQDIEYETLKRYVRLGGEDNARGLVFWALYTVLGQDVTVPAPVFPRAQGIYHTHHDRNISLDEYLMTLDPTRPTIGILFWQGYWLMKDLEAIDALVCELEGQGMNTIPVFFQTSPNSITGSLGISKVIDEYFVADGVPRIDTLIVNIGFSQIFLASPGDGTLHQKPENFFDHLNVPVIQSMNTFHTYENWKNDIKGLQAMELSSNVVWPEYDGQIITVPIASTEISDSQGTRHVSPIADRVRKVASIARGWALLRKTPPAERKVAIILHQNPPRSDMVGGAYGLDAPESVVTMLRALNETGYHVERLPESGNEVVKEILAGVSNDCEWLSPKEMLDRAAGIINTDTYNKWFETIPAESQRQMLRDWGNPPGEILAVDRKLIVPGVRNGNIFIGLQPLRGFLEKAMEIYESTDLVMPHQYLAYYRWLKEDFGVHAIIHVGTHGTLEWLPGKSVGLSEECFPDIVLDDIPHLYPYIIDNPGEGTQAKRRSCAVILDHLIPAMMRADGYGEIQDLEMKLQDYFRAKNVRDDNKIRQLLEEIHSDVRKHNLLNDLNLPEDTSAEEIEEHLMSLYHYLCDVKDNLIKDGLHIFGRAPAEERFTELLYSLTRLKNGDVPSLREAIAETMGLDMHDLQDNTAEMHPELGDLKGVLLEEVDKRSRELICKMDEVEYETDSCCSIADQLFPASAEVMKIVGYICSSVVPSLKHTTDEIKNLLRGADGCYVPPGPSGAPTRGNAHLLPTGRNFYSIDPALIPTPAAWEVGKKLADQMVERHIEEEGRYPENVGVVVFATDTMKSGGDDIAYILWLMGLRPVWSARGGIVTDIEVIPASELGRPRVDVILRITGLFRDAFPNLIHMIDDGVKMIAALDESEEENYLLKHLRRELIDSIKAGMNEEQAHERALIRIFGCPPGTYGVGVGELVESSKWDTKEDLANMYVSWGGHAYGRGFKGEKFPELFRMRLSQLDVTVKNQNSRETDILDNDDDYMYHGGMVSCVKAFGNKDPLSMIGDSSDPDRPRSRTVDEEGRFVFRSRVMNPKWLEGLKQHGYRGAQELSILVDYAFGWDATADMMDDWMYQSLADKFLFDEQTRQWIEENNPYALRQMAGRLLEAVQRSMWEADDETIQKLTDIYMEGEDMLEGMSE; via the coding sequence ATGAAAACACAAATGGAAGCGCTTAATGGAGAAGGGAATAAGATGAAAATAGTTGATATAGGAGCAGGCACAGGAAAAAATGATGCCCTCATCAGCGCAGTCTCAAAGGTCAATGATGAAGGCTATGCAGTAGACTTGTTTTCGGAAACTACTGAAAATCTTGATAGTAATGAGAGGGACTTCCAGTATGCTCTTGAAATGGTAAAGCAGGCAGATCTTGTCATTCTCCATTTCCACGGTGCTATACCCAATTTCAAGAAATTCTCCAGATTGCAGGAAGTACTTGAAAACATAGATGCTTCGACCTTTCTGCAGAGCGAGATAATTGAGGAAATGCAGGAATTCAGACACCTGTTCAAGTACCAGGATATTGAATATGAGACTTTGAAAAGGTATGTAAGGCTGGGAGGCGAGGACAACGCCCGGGGATTGGTATTCTGGGCTTTATATACCGTACTTGGTCAGGATGTAACTGTCCCGGCACCTGTATTTCCCAGGGCACAGGGAATATATCACACCCACCATGACAGAAACATTTCACTTGATGAATACCTGATGACTTTAGACCCGACTAGACCTACAATCGGTATTCTGTTTTGGCAAGGATACTGGCTTATGAAAGACCTTGAAGCTATAGATGCGCTTGTTTGTGAACTCGAAGGGCAGGGAATGAATACGATACCTGTTTTTTTCCAGACCTCCCCGAACAGTATAACAGGGTCCCTGGGAATAAGCAAGGTGATCGATGAATACTTTGTAGCAGATGGAGTTCCCAGGATAGATACACTGATAGTAAATATCGGTTTTTCCCAGATATTCCTTGCATCACCGGGAGACGGAACATTACATCAGAAACCTGAGAACTTCTTTGATCACCTTAATGTACCTGTCATTCAGTCAATGAACACTTTCCATACTTATGAGAACTGGAAGAATGATATAAAAGGTCTTCAGGCAATGGAACTTTCAAGTAACGTAGTCTGGCCGGAGTATGATGGCCAGATAATCACAGTACCAATAGCCAGTACAGAAATATCCGATTCCCAGGGTACAAGACATGTCAGCCCCATTGCTGACAGAGTGAGGAAAGTGGCAAGTATCGCAAGAGGATGGGCCCTTCTCAGAAAAACGCCACCTGCAGAAAGGAAAGTGGCAATAATACTGCATCAAAACCCGCCGCGTAGTGATATGGTAGGTGGTGCATATGGGCTTGATGCTCCTGAAAGCGTTGTGACCATGCTAAGGGCACTGAATGAAACAGGCTATCATGTGGAGAGATTACCGGAATCCGGCAATGAAGTTGTGAAGGAGATACTTGCAGGTGTAAGCAATGATTGCGAATGGCTGTCACCAAAGGAAATGCTTGACAGGGCTGCTGGTATCATCAATACAGATACCTATAACAAATGGTTTGAAACGATACCTGCCGAAAGCCAGAGGCAGATGTTAAGAGATTGGGGTAATCCGCCAGGAGAGATACTTGCAGTTGACAGGAAACTGATAGTACCGGGTGTGAGGAACGGGAATATTTTCATAGGATTACAGCCTCTGAGGGGTTTTCTGGAAAAGGCCATGGAAATATATGAGAGTACAGACCTTGTGATGCCCCACCAATACCTTGCTTATTATCGATGGCTGAAGGAGGACTTCGGTGTTCACGCTATAATTCATGTGGGAACCCATGGGACACTTGAGTGGCTGCCGGGAAAAAGTGTTGGACTTTCGGAAGAATGTTTCCCGGATATTGTGCTTGATGATATCCCACATCTCTATCCATATATTATAGATAACCCCGGAGAGGGCACGCAGGCCAAAAGACGTAGCTGTGCAGTAATACTCGATCACCTTATACCTGCTATGATGCGTGCTGATGGCTATGGGGAGATACAGGATCTTGAGATGAAACTTCAGGACTATTTCCGTGCAAAGAATGTACGGGATGACAACAAGATAAGGCAGCTTCTGGAAGAGATCCACTCGGATGTGAGAAAACATAACCTTCTAAATGATCTTAACCTCCCGGAAGATACATCTGCCGAAGAAATTGAAGAGCATCTGATGAGCCTTTATCATTATCTGTGTGATGTAAAAGACAATCTGATCAAGGATGGTCTTCATATTTTTGGCAGGGCTCCTGCAGAGGAAAGGTTCACTGAGCTGTTATACAGCCTTACACGTCTTAAGAATGGTGATGTGCCGTCCCTGAGAGAAGCTATCGCTGAAACCATGGGACTGGACATGCATGATCTGCAGGATAACACTGCTGAAATGCACCCGGAACTCGGAGACCTTAAAGGCGTATTACTGGAAGAAGTGGATAAGAGAAGCCGTGAACTCATTTGCAAGATGGATGAAGTAGAATATGAAACAGATTCCTGCTGCAGCATTGCAGATCAGTTATTCCCGGCTTCAGCAGAGGTTATGAAAATCGTGGGATATATTTGCAGCTCGGTTGTTCCCAGCCTGAAGCACACGACCGATGAGATAAAGAACCTGCTCAGGGGTGCAGATGGTTGCTATGTGCCTCCCGGACCCTCGGGTGCTCCAACGCGGGGTAATGCCCATCTTCTGCCTACAGGCAGGAATTTCTATTCAATTGATCCAGCACTTATTCCCACTCCTGCGGCATGGGAAGTAGGTAAAAAACTCGCTGACCAGATGGTTGAGAGGCATATAGAAGAAGAAGGCCGTTATCCTGAGAACGTAGGAGTCGTGGTCTTTGCCACAGATACCATGAAAAGCGGAGGAGATGACATTGCCTATATCCTATGGCTGATGGGGCTTCGGCCAGTTTGGTCTGCAAGGGGTGGTATCGTAACGGATATTGAGGTAATACCTGCCAGTGAATTGGGCAGGCCAAGAGTGGATGTGATCCTGCGCATCACCGGTCTTTTCAGGGATGCTTTCCCGAATCTTATACATATGATCGATGATGGTGTGAAGATGATAGCTGCACTTGATGAATCTGAAGAAGAGAACTATCTGCTCAAGCACCTGAGAAGAGAACTGATCGATTCCATCAAAGCAGGCATGAATGAGGAACAGGCACATGAAAGAGCTTTGATACGCATATTTGGCTGTCCTCCTGGAACATATGGAGTAGGTGTCGGAGAATTAGTAGAATCATCGAAATGGGATACCAAGGAAGATCTGGCAAACATGTATGTCTCATGGGGCGGTCATGCCTATGGGCGTGGCTTCAAAGGAGAGAAGTTTCCGGAACTGTTCAGGATGCGCCTGAGCCAGCTTGACGTTACGGTAAAGAACCAGAACTCAAGGGAAACGGATATTCTTGACAATGATGACGACTACATGTACCATGGTGGCATGGTTTCCTGTGTGAAGGCTTTCGGTAACAAGGACCCACTTTCTATGATCGGTGACAGTTCCGATCCTGACCGTCCGCGTAGCAGGACAGTAGACGAGGAAGGTCGGTTCGTGTTCCGCAGTCGCGTGATGAATCCTAAATGGCTGGAGGGCCTCAAACAACATGGTTACAGAGGAGCACAGGAGCTTTCTATCCTTGTTGATTATGCATTCGGATGGGATGCCACGGCAGATATGATGGATGACTGGATGTACCAGTCCCTTGCAGATAAATTCCTGTTCGATGAACAGACCAGACAGTGGATCGAGGAAAATAATCCCTATGCTTTAAGGCAGATGGCAGGAAGATTGCTGGAAGCGGTACAGAGAAGCATGTGGGAAGCTGATGACGAAACCATACAAAAGCTGACCGATATCTACATGGAAGGCGAGGATATGCTTGAGGGCATGAGTGAATGA
- a CDS encoding sirohydrochlorin cobaltochelatase produces MKEKNPGHEIKKDPRTAILLVTSGTTKDGAKKLVENCVDAFKAAYPESVVRYAIASELVRQTMAEEGIIVRSPLGALSDLIDEGFSRMIVQPLYITPGDGLHSLYSIVDTLNNFAGKHSSFGIDGILIGKPLLLNTKDYNAAAEAISSYLGIPAENKATVLVSSMDEGGADPALCQLQLVMDEKTGGNIVVGSTYGYPGPEWVIKRLKHINAKKITLVPLALIPGKHTEYELAGDNADSWKHKLEAAGYEVSVSDKVLGESSEIASLFIDSVAETGKSHRFL; encoded by the coding sequence ATGAAAGAAAAGAACCCAGGACATGAAATAAAGAAAGACCCGAGAACAGCTATACTTCTTGTTACTTCCGGTACGACCAAGGATGGAGCAAAAAAATTAGTTGAGAACTGCGTCGATGCCTTTAAGGCTGCATATCCTGAATCTGTTGTAAGGTATGCCATAGCTTCAGAGCTTGTCAGGCAGACAATGGCAGAAGAAGGAATTATTGTCAGGAGTCCGCTTGGCGCACTTTCCGATCTTATAGACGAAGGATTTTCAAGAATGATCGTACAGCCGCTGTATATTACACCTGGAGATGGATTGCATTCCCTTTATTCTATTGTGGACACACTTAATAATTTCGCTGGCAAGCACTCTTCATTTGGCATTGACGGCATATTGATAGGAAAACCTCTTCTGCTGAACACAAAGGATTACAATGCAGCAGCTGAAGCCATTTCTTCATATCTTGGCATTCCTGCAGAGAATAAGGCAACGGTGCTTGTTTCATCAATGGATGAAGGAGGAGCTGATCCTGCACTCTGTCAGTTACAGCTTGTAATGGACGAGAAGACAGGAGGAAATATAGTAGTTGGAAGCACCTATGGATATCCTGGTCCGGAATGGGTGATAAAGCGCCTTAAGCATATCAATGCCAAAAAGATCACGTTGGTCCCGCTTGCACTGATACCTGGAAAGCATACGGAATATGAACTTGCAGGAGATAATGCTGATTCATGGAAACACAAGCTTGAAGCTGCAGGCTATGAGGTATCTGTTTCTGATAAGGTTCTTGGCGAATCAAGTGAAATAGCCAGCCTATTCATAGATTCCGTTGCTGAAACAGGAAAGAGCCACAGATTCCTTTAA